One window from the genome of Thalassospira xiamenensis M-5 = DSM 17429 encodes:
- a CDS encoding RSP_7527 family protein: MRRYGDYDLTTLQREAEKLRAQAIRKAVVTLVRKIASLFGGNRLPGGRPAGA; encoded by the coding sequence ATGCGTCGTTATGGTGATTACGATCTGACCACGCTGCAGCGCGAAGCCGAAAAACTCCGTGCTCAGGCGATCCGCAAAGCCGTTGTTACTTTGGTCCGCAAAATTGCTTCCCTGTTTGGCGGTAACCGCCTTCCGGGTGGCCGTCCGGCTGGTGCCTAA
- a CDS encoding alpha/beta fold hydrolase, translating into MKLAHYAFGEENRDNGTLVILHGLFGQARNWTAIARRLAEKYHVVTADLRNHGRSDWDMNMTYPAMASDIAELIRDVANSPVHLIGHSMGGKASMVLTLSQDADLVADLVVVDIAPVTYDHDYTDYISAMKSVDFDAVSRRAEVEDALVRGVSEKGVRQFLAQNVATDKETGKMSWQVNIDAMANHLSDITGWPETANGSFDRDVLFISGANSHYVDPKDRDHIKSLFPKAAFTSIKGAGHWVHAEKPDAVLLTLSAFLNR; encoded by the coding sequence ATGAAACTTGCCCATTATGCCTTTGGCGAAGAAAACCGTGACAATGGCACGCTTGTGATCCTGCACGGGCTGTTCGGGCAGGCGCGTAACTGGACCGCCATCGCGCGGCGTCTGGCGGAAAAGTATCATGTAGTCACCGCAGATCTTCGCAATCATGGCCGGTCCGACTGGGACATGAACATGACCTATCCGGCGATGGCATCGGACATCGCCGAGCTGATCCGGGATGTTGCCAATAGTCCGGTACACCTGATCGGACATTCGATGGGGGGCAAGGCATCAATGGTGCTGACCCTGTCACAGGATGCGGATCTGGTTGCCGATCTGGTTGTGGTTGATATTGCGCCTGTGACCTATGACCATGACTATACCGACTATATCAGTGCCATGAAGTCGGTGGATTTCGATGCAGTATCGCGGCGCGCCGAAGTCGAAGATGCACTTGTCCGTGGCGTTTCGGAAAAGGGCGTGCGTCAGTTCCTGGCGCAGAATGTCGCGACCGACAAGGAAACCGGCAAAATGTCATGGCAGGTCAATATCGATGCCATGGCAAACCACCTCTCCGACATCACCGGCTGGCCCGAAACGGCCAATGGCAGTTTTGATCGCGATGTGCTGTTCATATCCGGGGCCAATTCGCATTATGTCGATCCCAAGGACCGCGATCACATCAAGTCGCTATTTCCCAAGGCGGCCTTTACCAGCATCAAGGGCGCAGGCCATTGGGTTCATGCCGAAAAACCCGATGCGGTATTGCTGACCCTGTCGGCATTTCTGAACCGCTAA
- a CDS encoding NUDIX domain-containing protein produces MTELPKGWNLPENDDIRVQDIECLSDNWYHLYRVSFDLRRSNGEWQHQQREAYDRGNGAGILLYNRGAGTVILTRQFRLPSFVNGHESGMLIEVPAGLLDDRDPASAVIAEVQEETGYKIGKPQKVFDLFMSPGSVTERLHLFVAEVTSNHRAGDGGGLHEEGEDIHVLEVPFKDALAMIADGCIRDAKTVILLQHALLKGLFD; encoded by the coding sequence ATGACCGAGCTTCCCAAAGGTTGGAACTTGCCGGAAAACGACGATATCCGCGTTCAGGACATCGAATGCCTGTCGGACAACTGGTATCATCTGTACCGTGTCAGTTTTGATCTGCGCCGCAGCAACGGCGAATGGCAGCATCAGCAACGCGAAGCCTATGACCGGGGCAACGGGGCGGGCATCCTGCTTTATAATCGCGGGGCTGGCACCGTGATCCTGACACGGCAATTTCGTCTGCCATCTTTTGTGAATGGCCATGAAAGCGGCATGCTGATCGAAGTTCCGGCTGGCTTGCTTGACGACCGTGATCCGGCATCCGCCGTGATTGCAGAGGTCCAAGAAGAAACCGGTTACAAGATCGGCAAACCGCAAAAGGTATTTGATCTGTTCATGAGCCCCGGTTCGGTCACCGAACGTCTGCACCTGTTCGTGGCCGAAGTCACAAGCAACCACCGTGCGGGCGATGGCGGCGGCTTGCATGAAGAGGGCGAGGATATCCACGTTCTTGAAGTGCCCTTCAAGGACGCACTGGCCATGATCGCGGATGGTTGCATCAGGGATGCCAAAACCGTCATTCTGTTACAGCACGCCTTGTTGAAGGGGCTGTTTGATTGA
- a CDS encoding SDR family NAD(P)-dependent oxidoreductase, translating to MSIPPAPKLQSFDAASIAIVIGATGGIGRAFVKHLRDCGRFDGVIELSRSTQPAIDFADPGSIENAAAFVRDKASAKNQSVRLIIDATGYLHDEVFQPEKSLRQIDADYMAKSFLINAIGPALLMKHFTPLLPRDGKSVFATLSAKVGSIGDNRMGGWYGYRAAKAALNQLVKCTAIELARSKRNAICVALHPGTVDTGLSGPFAKSGLNVQSPDLATANMLMVIDGLQPSQSGGFFAYDGSELPW from the coding sequence ATGTCGATACCACCCGCCCCCAAACTGCAAAGTTTTGATGCTGCCAGCATCGCAATTGTAATCGGGGCAACCGGCGGCATCGGCCGGGCCTTTGTGAAACATCTTCGCGATTGTGGCCGGTTCGATGGTGTGATCGAACTATCGCGCAGCACCCAGCCAGCCATTGATTTTGCCGATCCCGGCAGCATCGAAAATGCCGCCGCCTTTGTTCGTGATAAGGCATCTGCCAAGAACCAATCCGTTCGCCTGATCATCGATGCCACCGGTTATCTGCATGACGAGGTATTTCAGCCGGAAAAATCATTGCGCCAGATCGATGCCGATTACATGGCGAAATCGTTTCTGATCAACGCCATTGGCCCGGCTTTGCTGATGAAGCATTTCACGCCGTTATTGCCGCGCGACGGCAAATCGGTATTTGCCACCTTGTCGGCAAAGGTCGGTAGCATCGGCGATAATCGGATGGGCGGCTGGTACGGTTATCGTGCCGCAAAGGCCGCATTGAACCAGTTGGTCAAATGCACCGCCATCGAACTTGCACGCAGCAAACGCAATGCCATCTGCGTCGCCCTGCATCCTGGCACGGTTGATACCGGCCTTTCGGGCCCGTTTGCCAAATCGGGGCTCAATGTACAAAGCCCCGATTTGGCAACGGCCAATATGTTGATGGTGATTGACGGGCTGCAACCATCACAAAGCGGCGGTTTCTTTGCCTATGATGGTAGCGAATTACCTTGGTAA
- a CDS encoding polyhydroxyalkanoate depolymerase, whose protein sequence is MLYHLYELQHATISPLRMAADASKKWLRNPVNPLAYTHQGRAVAAAFDVFTHITHRYGKPEFGLDTTIINGETVAVTEEIVHSEPFCNLLHFKRETDHLKNQPDDPRLLIVAPLSGHFSTLLRGTVEALLPDHDVYITDWIDARTVPVHLGHFDLDSYIDYVMQFLRKLGPNTHLMAVCQPSVPVVAAVSLMAAGNEPCQPASMTLMGGPVDTRENPTEVNNFAKQHSLDWFERHVISHVPLPHAGVMRRVYPGFMQLAGFMSMNWDKHVSAHHEMFTHLVEGDGESADAKRNFYHEYLAVMDMSAEFYLQTLKAVFHEHQLPEGTMRWQGVPVEPSAITKTALLTVEGERDDITGMGQTRAAHKLCSNLPDNMRMHHIQKGVGHYGVFNGRRWREQISPRIKDFIRRHDQQGKGRQSAPDMTRIEAAE, encoded by the coding sequence ATGCTGTACCATCTCTATGAACTGCAGCACGCCACCATCAGTCCATTGCGGATGGCGGCAGATGCCAGCAAGAAGTGGCTGCGCAATCCGGTCAACCCGCTTGCCTATACCCATCAGGGCCGTGCGGTGGCCGCCGCGTTTGATGTGTTCACCCATATCACGCATCGTTATGGCAAGCCTGAATTTGGCCTTGATACCACGATCATCAATGGTGAAACCGTTGCCGTGACAGAGGAAATCGTTCACAGCGAACCGTTCTGCAATCTTTTGCATTTCAAACGCGAAACCGATCACCTTAAAAATCAACCCGACGATCCGCGGCTTCTGATCGTGGCCCCGCTGTCCGGTCACTTCTCGACGCTTCTGCGCGGCACGGTCGAGGCATTACTGCCCGATCACGATGTTTACATCACCGACTGGATCGATGCGCGCACGGTGCCGGTGCATCTGGGTCATTTCGACCTTGATAGCTATATCGACTATGTCATGCAGTTCCTGCGCAAGCTGGGCCCCAATACGCATCTGATGGCAGTGTGCCAGCCATCCGTTCCGGTGGTTGCCGCGGTATCGCTAATGGCAGCAGGTAACGAGCCGTGCCAGCCGGCATCGATGACCCTGATGGGCGGCCCGGTCGATACGCGTGAAAACCCGACCGAGGTCAACAATTTCGCCAAACAGCACAGTCTGGACTGGTTTGAACGCCATGTCATTTCGCATGTGCCGCTGCCCCATGCCGGTGTGATGCGCCGCGTTTATCCTGGCTTCATGCAGTTGGCCGGGTTCATGAGCATGAATTGGGACAAGCACGTTTCCGCCCACCACGAGATGTTCACCCATCTTGTCGAAGGCGACGGCGAAAGCGCCGATGCCAAGCGCAATTTCTATCATGAATATCTGGCAGTGATGGATATGAGTGCCGAGTTCTATCTTCAGACGCTGAAAGCAGTGTTCCACGAACATCAACTGCCCGAAGGGACGATGCGCTGGCAGGGAGTTCCGGTTGAACCGTCCGCCATCACCAAGACCGCCCTTCTGACGGTCGAAGGTGAACGAGACGATATCACCGGCATGGGACAAACTCGTGCCGCGCACAAGCTTTGCAGCAATCTGCCCGATAATATGCGCATGCATCACATCCAGAAGGGCGTTGGTCATTATGGTGTGTTTAACGGTCGTCGCTGGCGCGAACAGATCAGCCCGCGGATCAAGGATTTCATCCGCCGCCACGACCAGCAGGGCAAAGGCCGCCAAAGCGCGCCAGACATGACCAGGATCGAAGCCGCCGAATAG
- a CDS encoding AraC family transcriptional regulator has protein sequence MRIIQERITNPQGYSWGYFHYVWDDFRCNWHQHPEYEMTLTLNAKGSRLIGDHRQTFDGLDFAMVGPNLPHLWECKRIDPSRPIEVYVLWLSQEWVENLTRDFVEFADFHELFARARRGLSFRDETVEQVREICPHLDDAKPRRRFILMIELLEALLAGIDKPLASANFGGEAGKNSESIRVDRALAFIHAHYAEPLRVSSLADVAGVSESSFYRLFKRYTGRSVVEYLNEYRISRACVQLSRTDLPIYQIAENNGFSNLSNFNRRFRQYRGKSASNYRENIRIHGQFPDHPPMPDARIGAVPARPLPSEVDGVPDRRTAIPASAAE, from the coding sequence ATGCGGATCATTCAGGAACGGATCACGAATCCACAGGGATATAGCTGGGGTTATTTTCACTATGTCTGGGATGATTTTCGCTGCAACTGGCACCAGCACCCCGAATATGAAATGACCCTGACGCTCAACGCCAAAGGGTCGCGGTTGATTGGCGATCATCGGCAGACGTTTGATGGGCTGGATTTCGCCATGGTCGGCCCCAACCTGCCCCATCTTTGGGAATGCAAACGCATTGATCCCTCCCGTCCGATCGAGGTTTATGTGCTTTGGCTTTCGCAGGAATGGGTGGAAAACCTCACGCGGGATTTTGTTGAATTTGCAGATTTCCACGAATTGTTTGCCCGTGCGCGCCGCGGTCTTTCCTTTCGCGATGAAACCGTGGAACAGGTTCGGGAAATCTGCCCGCATCTTGATGATGCCAAACCGCGGCGGCGCTTTATCCTGATGATCGAACTGCTTGAAGCCCTGCTTGCCGGGATCGACAAACCGCTGGCATCGGCCAATTTTGGCGGCGAAGCCGGGAAGAATAGCGAATCTATCCGGGTGGATCGCGCACTGGCCTTCATTCATGCCCATTACGCCGAACCGCTCCGGGTTTCATCGCTTGCCGATGTGGCAGGGGTCAGTGAAAGCAGTTTTTACCGGCTGTTCAAACGCTATACCGGGCGCAGTGTTGTCGAATATCTGAACGAATACCGGATTTCGCGGGCCTGCGTGCAGCTATCGCGCACCGATCTTCCGATCTATCAGATCGCCGAAAATAACGGCTTTAGCAATCTGTCTAACTTCAACCGGCGTTTTCGCCAGTATCGCGGAAAATCAGCCAGCAACTATCGCGAAAACATTCGCATTCATGGCCAGTTCCCCGATCACCCACCGATGCCCGATGCCCGCATCGGCGCCGTTCCGGCCCGCCCGCTGCCAAGCGAGGTCGACGGTGTCCCGGACCGCCGCACAGCCATTCCGGCATCCGCCGCAGAATAG
- a CDS encoding ABC transporter substrate-binding protein — protein sequence MTLMKKLLATAGVLGAAFVMAGQANAAKISISCGAVGQELALCQEGVDAWAKQTGNEVAVISTPNSTTERLALYQQILAAGSSDIDVFQIDVIWPGILGNHFIDLNEYMADEAKQHFEAIVTNNTFEDRLVAMPWYTDAGVLYYRKDLLEKYGESVPETWEQLTATAQKIQEGERKAGNDKMWGHVFQGRAYEGLTCNALEWVVSFNGGSVVEPNGDISINNDQAKKAIETASNWVGTISPEGVLGYAEEEARGVFQSGNSVFMRNWPYAWALANSADSPVKGKVGVAALPKGSTDGRSAAALGGWQLSVSKYSENPELAADLVKFLTSYEEQKRRAIKGSYNPTIADLYKDEEVLSANPFFGDLYETFTSAAPRPSTVTGSKYNQVSSEFWQAVHASLSGSQNADQAITGLERNLKRVKRSGW from the coding sequence ATGACCTTGATGAAAAAATTGCTCGCAACCGCGGGCGTTCTTGGCGCAGCTTTCGTGATGGCCGGACAGGCCAATGCCGCAAAAATTTCTATTTCCTGTGGTGCCGTCGGCCAGGAACTTGCGCTTTGCCAGGAAGGTGTCGATGCATGGGCAAAGCAAACCGGCAACGAAGTTGCGGTAATTTCCACCCCGAATTCGACTACCGAACGACTGGCGCTGTATCAGCAGATTCTTGCTGCCGGATCATCCGATATCGACGTGTTCCAGATTGATGTGATCTGGCCGGGGATTCTTGGCAACCACTTCATCGATCTTAACGAATACATGGCGGACGAGGCCAAGCAGCACTTTGAGGCCATTGTTACCAACAATACCTTTGAAGACCGGCTGGTCGCAATGCCGTGGTACACGGATGCGGGCGTGCTGTATTACCGCAAGGATCTGCTGGAAAAGTATGGCGAAAGCGTTCCTGAAACCTGGGAACAGCTGACTGCGACGGCTCAGAAAATTCAGGAAGGCGAACGCAAGGCCGGTAATGACAAGATGTGGGGCCATGTGTTTCAGGGCCGCGCCTATGAAGGGCTGACCTGTAACGCGCTGGAATGGGTGGTTTCGTTCAATGGTGGTTCGGTGGTCGAACCGAATGGCGATATTTCGATCAATAACGATCAGGCAAAAAAGGCGATTGAAACCGCATCAAACTGGGTCGGCACCATTTCCCCCGAAGGCGTTCTTGGCTATGCCGAGGAAGAAGCGCGCGGTGTGTTCCAGTCAGGCAATTCGGTTTTCATGCGCAACTGGCCCTATGCCTGGGCATTGGCCAATTCGGCAGACAGCCCGGTCAAGGGCAAGGTCGGTGTTGCTGCCCTGCCCAAGGGCAGCACGGATGGCCGTTCGGCGGCGGCCCTTGGCGGGTGGCAGTTGTCAGTTTCGAAATATTCGGAAAATCCGGAACTGGCGGCCGATCTTGTAAAGTTCCTGACCTCCTACGAAGAACAGAAACGCCGTGCGATCAAAGGGTCCTATAACCCGACGATTGCCGATCTTTACAAGGACGAAGAAGTCCTTTCGGCCAACCCGTTCTTTGGCGATCTTTACGAAACATTCACCAGTGCGGCACCACGTCCCTCCACGGTGACCGGTTCGAAATACAATCAGGTATCAAGCGAGTTCTGGCAGGCGGTGCATGCATCCTTGTCGGGATCGCAGAACGCCGATCAGGCGATTACCGGACTTGAACGCAACCTGAAACGTGTGAAACGTTCCGGCTGGTAA
- a CDS encoding carbohydrate ABC transporter permease, with product MAQASSLTRARRRSAWLFLTPMLVILAAVAGWPLLRTFIFGFTDANLSDLGNYGFIGFENFYAVYDGETFGLLADPEWWQAVWNTIYFTVISVSLETVLGIIVALVLNQEFKGRGLVRAAVLIPWAIPTIVSAKMWNWMLHDQFGIINDLLMSLGLIASPVAWTANPDTAMVAVIMVDVWKTTPFMALLTLAALQMLPSDCYEAARVDGIHPIRVFFKVTLPLIKPALMVAVIFRALDALRVFDVIYVLTPNNPNTMTMSVYARQLLVDFQEVGYGSAASTLLFLVIAFSIMAYMMIGRVRLDEGGH from the coding sequence ATGGCGCAAGCTTCGTCCCTGACGCGTGCAAGACGGCGTTCGGCATGGCTGTTTTTAACACCGATGCTGGTCATTCTTGCCGCAGTGGCCGGTTGGCCGTTGCTGCGGACTTTCATCTTCGGTTTTACCGATGCAAATCTTTCCGACCTTGGCAATTATGGCTTTATCGGCTTTGAAAATTTCTATGCGGTTTATGACGGCGAGACGTTCGGCCTTCTGGCCGATCCGGAATGGTGGCAGGCCGTCTGGAACACGATTTACTTCACCGTGATTTCGGTTTCGCTTGAAACGGTGCTGGGTATCATTGTGGCCCTTGTCCTTAATCAGGAATTCAAGGGGCGCGGTCTGGTTCGGGCGGCGGTTCTGATCCCGTGGGCGATCCCGACGATTGTATCGGCCAAGATGTGGAACTGGATGCTGCACGACCAGTTCGGCATCATCAATGATCTTCTGATGTCACTGGGGCTGATTGCATCGCCGGTTGCCTGGACAGCCAATCCCGATACGGCAATGGTCGCGGTAATCATGGTCGATGTCTGGAAAACCACGCCGTTCATGGCGCTTCTGACACTGGCGGCCCTCCAGATGCTGCCAAGTGACTGTTACGAGGCCGCCCGTGTCGATGGTATTCATCCGATCCGGGTGTTTTTCAAGGTGACATTGCCGCTGATCAAACCGGCATTGATGGTCGCCGTGATCTTCCGTGCCCTTGATGCATTGCGTGTGTTTGACGTGATTTATGTTCTTACGCCGAACAATCCGAACACCATGACCATGTCGGTCTATGCCCGGCAGCTTCTGGTCGATTTTCAGGAAGTCGGCTATGGCTCGGCGGCGTCAACACTGCTGTTTCTGGTCATCGCCTTTTCGATCATGGCCTACATGATGATCGGTCGGGTCCGGCTTGACGAAGGGGGACATTAA
- a CDS encoding carbohydrate ABC transporter permease, whose amino-acid sequence MNRNVKSLMMKAGFYLLVAVIVIFAVFPFYYAILTAFETGSALFDVNYLPESFSFSNYLSVFEGQPFGRNIFNSIFVSVMVVALSLLMGVTASYALARVKFAGRGLLLVTILSVSMFPQVAVLSGMFELIRAVGLYNSMFGLAISYMMLTLPFTVWILTAFMRELPRELEEAAVMDGASPWTVITRVFLPVMWPAMVTTGLLAFIMAWNEFLFALTFTLTNEQRTVPVAIALISGASQFEMPWGNIMAASVIVTVPLIVLVLIFQRRIVSGLTAGAVKG is encoded by the coding sequence ATGAACCGCAATGTCAAATCCCTGATGATGAAGGCAGGGTTCTATCTTCTGGTAGCGGTGATCGTGATCTTTGCCGTTTTCCCGTTCTACTATGCGATCCTGACCGCGTTCGAAACCGGGTCTGCGCTGTTTGACGTCAATTATCTGCCGGAAAGTTTCAGTTTCTCGAACTATCTGTCGGTGTTTGAAGGGCAGCCGTTCGGTCGCAATATCTTCAATTCGATCTTTGTCAGTGTGATGGTTGTGGCCCTGTCGCTTTTGATGGGGGTAACTGCGTCCTATGCGCTTGCGCGGGTTAAATTTGCCGGGCGGGGATTGTTGCTGGTGACGATCCTGTCGGTGTCGATGTTTCCGCAGGTCGCAGTGCTGTCGGGGATGTTCGAACTGATCCGGGCGGTTGGGCTTTATAATTCGATGTTCGGGCTGGCGATTTCATACATGATGCTGACCCTGCCATTCACGGTCTGGATCCTGACCGCCTTCATGCGCGAACTGCCGCGCGAGCTTGAAGAAGCCGCCGTGATGGATGGGGCCAGCCCGTGGACCGTGATTACGCGCGTGTTCCTGCCGGTCATGTGGCCTGCCATGGTGACCACCGGGCTTCTGGCCTTCATCATGGCATGGAACGAATTCCTGTTTGCCCTGACCTTTACCCTGACCAATGAACAACGCACCGTGCCGGTTGCCATCGCCCTGATTTCCGGGGCCAGCCAGTTTGAAATGCCATGGGGCAATATCATGGCGGCATCGGTGATCGTGACGGTTCCGCTGATTGTTCTGGTTCTGATTTTCCAGCGTCGCATCGTGTCCGGCCTGACCGCCGGGGCTGTCAAAGGCTGA
- a CDS encoding alpha-glucosidase, producing the protein MALAGNPDWWRGGVLYQIYPRSFFDSNGDGIGDLPGITQKLDYIADLGVDGIWLSPFFTSPMKDFGYDVADYRDVDPMFGTLADFDHLVEKAHSLGLRVTIDQVLSHSSDQHAWFKESRSSRDNPKADWYVWADPKPDGTPPNNWLSIFGGSAWKFDTTRQQYYMHNFLVSQPDLNFHNPDLQAQLLDDVEFWLRRGVDGFRLDTANFYVHDAELRDNPPWVPGTHRPEGAPKENPYTRQMHVYDKTRPENIAFLKKLRAVLDKYPGATTVGEIGSDNSLATMAEYTAGGDKLHMAYTINLLESPLETPLIRGMLRNVFDVLGDGWPCWAVSNHDFVRVATRWGRDKGGDNDARLRMIPALYTTLRGTPCIYQGEELGLEEAVVPFELLQDPYGIEMWPEFRGRDGCRTPMPWMNANIPHGGFTTSDTPWLPVPQDHSALAVAEQMDDPNSLRSFYRDLLAWRKIHPEIIDGDIEMLDIDDNVIAYARMAGVVRTICVFNTTPDARTVTLPGRSDANFALNSGSVTGNQLSLPGWGFYFGTI; encoded by the coding sequence ATGGCTTTGGCCGGAAATCCTGACTGGTGGCGCGGTGGCGTCCTGTATCAAATCTATCCGCGCAGCTTCTTTGATTCCAACGGCGATGGTATTGGCGACCTGCCCGGGATTACCCAGAAACTGGATTACATTGCCGATCTGGGAGTTGATGGCATCTGGCTGTCGCCATTCTTTACCTCGCCGATGAAGGATTTCGGCTATGACGTGGCGGATTACCGCGATGTCGATCCGATGTTCGGGACATTGGCCGATTTCGACCATCTGGTTGAAAAGGCCCATTCGCTTGGCCTGCGTGTCACCATTGATCAGGTCCTGTCGCACAGTTCCGATCAGCATGCCTGGTTCAAGGAAAGCCGGTCATCACGTGATAATCCCAAGGCCGACTGGTATGTCTGGGCTGATCCCAAGCCCGACGGCACGCCGCCCAATAACTGGCTGTCGATCTTTGGCGGTTCGGCATGGAAGTTCGATACCACCCGGCAGCAATATTACATGCACAACTTTCTGGTCAGTCAGCCGGACCTGAATTTCCATAACCCGGATCTTCAGGCCCAGTTGCTTGACGATGTGGAATTCTGGCTGCGTCGTGGGGTGGATGGTTTCCGGCTTGATACCGCCAATTTCTATGTCCATGACGCGGAATTACGTGATAACCCGCCATGGGTTCCGGGCACCCACCGGCCCGAAGGCGCGCCAAAGGAAAATCCCTATACCCGCCAGATGCATGTCTATGACAAGACACGCCCGGAAAATATCGCGTTCCTTAAAAAACTGCGCGCGGTTCTTGATAAATATCCGGGGGCAACGACGGTCGGTGAAATCGGGTCGGACAATTCGCTGGCGACGATGGCGGAATATACCGCCGGGGGCGACAAGCTTCACATGGCCTACACGATCAATCTGCTCGAAAGCCCGCTTGAAACGCCGCTGATCCGCGGGATGTTGCGCAATGTGTTTGATGTTCTTGGTGATGGCTGGCCGTGCTGGGCGGTATCGAACCATGATTTTGTCCGGGTTGCGACCCGTTGGGGCAGGGACAAGGGTGGCGATAATGATGCCCGCCTTCGCATGATCCCGGCCCTTTACACGACTTTGCGTGGCACGCCCTGCATCTATCAGGGGGAAGAACTTGGCCTTGAAGAAGCCGTCGTGCCCTTCGAATTGTTGCAGGATCCCTACGGGATTGAAATGTGGCCGGAATTCAGGGGGCGCGATGGATGCCGGACCCCGATGCCGTGGATGAATGCCAATATCCCCCATGGTGGTTTCACCACAAGCGATACGCCGTGGCTGCCGGTCCCCCAGGATCACAGCGCGCTTGCCGTGGCCGAACAGATGGATGATCCCAATTCATTGCGCAGTTTCTATCGTGATCTTCTGGCGTGGCGTAAAATCCATCCGGAAATCATCGATGGCGATATCGAGATGCTCGATATCGATGACAATGTCATTGCCTATGCCCGGATGGCGGGCGTGGTCCGGACCATTTGCGTGTTCAACACTACACCCGATGCCCGGACCGTGACCTTGCCCGGGCGTTCGGATGCGAATTTCGCCCTTAACAGCGGATCGGTTACCGGCAATCAGCTTTCGCTGCCGGGTTGGGGCTTTTATTTCGGAACGATATAA
- a CDS encoding ABC transporter ATP-binding protein: MSEVVLKQVKKRFGPIETIHGVDLNIRDGEFCVFVGPSGCGKSTLLRLIAGLEDISDGELSIGGEVVNDRAPKDRGVAMVFQSYALYPHMTVYENMAFGLDLAKRTKDEQRERVMAAARVLQLEELLDRKPKELSGGQRQRVAIGRAIVRKPKVFLFDEPLSNLDAGLRVQMRIELTKLHEKLKSTMIYVTHDQVEAMTMADKIVVLRAGSVEQVGTPLELYHHPQNQFVAGFIGSPKMNFVPAVVMGVSQQTVTVKLDSGKEVTLPVDGSGLDAGDRVTVGIRPEHCSLADQDTAMLSGTVEVVEHLGEAGLVYVQADGDELFVARVTGDTAIVTGSSIGIHARVEDCYLFDQNGQARRRLDVDNEPLRAQLATG, from the coding sequence ATGTCGGAAGTGGTTCTTAAGCAGGTTAAAAAACGTTTCGGTCCGATCGAAACCATTCATGGTGTCGATCTGAACATCCGCGATGGCGAGTTTTGTGTGTTTGTCGGCCCGTCGGGATGTGGCAAATCAACCTTGCTGCGCCTGATTGCCGGGCTGGAAGATATCAGCGACGGCGAACTTTCCATTGGTGGCGAGGTCGTCAATGACAGGGCGCCAAAGGATCGTGGTGTTGCCATGGTCTTTCAGTCCTACGCGCTTTATCCGCATATGACGGTCTATGAAAACATGGCGTTCGGCCTTGATCTTGCGAAAAGAACCAAGGACGAACAACGCGAACGCGTGATGGCTGCGGCCAGGGTGCTGCAACTTGAAGAATTGCTGGACCGCAAGCCAAAGGAACTTTCAGGTGGGCAGCGTCAGCGCGTGGCGATTGGCCGGGCGATTGTACGCAAGCCGAAAGTCTTCCTGTTTGATGAACCGCTGTCGAACCTTGATGCCGGTTTGCGCGTGCAAATGCGCATCGAATTGACAAAACTTCATGAAAAATTGAAGTCCACGATGATTTATGTGACGCATGATCAGGTCGAAGCCATGACAATGGCCGACAAGATCGTGGTTTTGCGGGCCGGTTCGGTCGAACAGGTCGGGACCCCGCTTGAACTCTATCATCACCCGCAAAATCAATTTGTTGCGGGCTTCATCGGGTCGCCTAAAATGAACTTTGTTCCGGCGGTTGTGATGGGGGTTTCGCAACAAACTGTTACGGTTAAACTGGATTCCGGTAAAGAGGTGACGCTGCCTGTTGATGGCAGTGGTCTTGACGCCGGAGATCGTGTAACAGTGGGCATCAGACCGGAACATTGCAGCCTTGCCGATCAGGACACGGCAATGCTGTCAGGAACGGTCGAAGTGGTTGAACATCTGGGCGAGGCGGGTCTCGTCTATGTGCAGGCCGATGGGGACGAACTGTTTGTTGCCCGTGTCACGGGTGATACGGCAATTGTAACAGGATCATCCATCGGCATTCATGCCCGGGTGGAAGATTGCTATCTGTTCGATCAGAACGGACAAGCCAGACGGCGCCTTGATGTGGATAACGAACCGCTCAGAGCCCAGCTGGCAACAGGATAG